In Acinetobacter piscicola, a single window of DNA contains:
- a CDS encoding 1-acyl-sn-glycerol-3-phosphate acyltransferase, translating into MKKLGELTFKLAGVKYHVEPDVLEKKQVIIGFEHTSMMDAVLSLALFQIYNIKIHTLIKKELFKGPFKPVLEALGGIPVDRKSNKDIVSHMVEHFQENEEFNLVIAPEATRAKNGEQRKPIRTGFWHIAKAANVPIVLMYINNKNKQGGIFGKIYPTDLDHDMVLLKELYKKHADLDIVIPEPKKN; encoded by the coding sequence ATGAAAAAGTTAGGTGAACTTACCTTTAAACTTGCTGGTGTAAAATATCATGTCGAACCAGATGTATTAGAAAAAAAACAAGTGATTATTGGTTTTGAACATACATCGATGATGGATGCAGTGCTTTCATTGGCGCTTTTCCAAATTTATAATATTAAAATTCATACATTGATTAAGAAAGAACTGTTTAAAGGGCCATTCAAACCTGTCCTTGAAGCATTAGGCGGAATCCCCGTTGACCGCAAGTCAAATAAAGATATCGTTTCACATATGGTTGAACACTTTCAGGAAAATGAAGAGTTTAATCTCGTGATTGCACCTGAAGCGACACGTGCTAAAAATGGTGAACAGCGTAAACCGATTCGTACAGGATTTTGGCATATTGCGAAAGCTGCCAATGTTCCAATTGTCTTGATGTACATCAATAATAAAAATAAGCAGGGTGGAATCTTTGGGAAAATTTACCCAACAGATTTAGATCATGATATGGTTTTGCTTAAAGAACTTTATAAAAAGCATGCAGATTTAGATATTGTAATTCCTGAACCTAAAAAAAATTAG
- a CDS encoding YebC/PmpR family DNA-binding transcriptional regulator, with protein MAGHSKWANTKHRKAKQDASRAKVFTKFIREIVTAARLGGGDAASNPRLRAVVEKALVANMTRDTINRAIQRGVGGEDNDDLKEVTYEGYGVGGVAVIIETMTDNLNRTVPDVRHCFSKTGGNLGTAGSVAYMFTKRGEITFEDVSLEDKIMEVALEAGAEDIEVDEDEILVITTPETFGDVQDALAAAGLKSDNAEVVMNPSTKAEITDVDQAKQILKMIDMFEDLDDVQNVYTNVEFSEAVLAELDA; from the coding sequence ATGGCGGGTCATTCCAAGTGGGCTAATACCAAGCATCGTAAAGCAAAACAAGATGCGAGCCGCGCTAAAGTATTCACAAAATTTATTCGTGAAATCGTAACAGCTGCCCGTTTAGGTGGTGGTGATGCGGCATCCAACCCACGTTTACGTGCTGTTGTGGAAAAAGCATTGGTTGCTAACATGACACGTGACACTATTAACCGTGCTATTCAGCGTGGTGTTGGTGGTGAAGACAATGATGACTTAAAAGAAGTAACTTACGAAGGTTATGGTGTTGGTGGTGTGGCAGTTATTATTGAGACCATGACTGATAACTTAAACCGTACTGTGCCTGATGTTCGTCACTGTTTTTCTAAAACAGGCGGTAACTTAGGTACAGCAGGTTCAGTAGCATATATGTTTACCAAACGTGGTGAGATTACTTTTGAAGATGTTTCTTTAGAAGATAAAATCATGGAAGTGGCTTTGGAAGCAGGTGCAGAAGATATCGAAGTGGATGAGGATGAAATTCTCGTCATTACCACGCCTGAAACGTTTGGTGATGTACAAGATGCGCTTGCAGCAGCAGGTTTAAAATCGGATAATGCTGAAGTTGTCATGAATCCATCGACTAAAGCTGAAATCACAGATGTTGATCAAGCAAAACAAATCTTAAAAATGATCGATATGTTTGAAGATTTGGATGATGTACAAAACGTGTATACCAACGTTGAATTCTCTGAGGCTGTATTAGCAGAACTAGACGCTTAA